In the Opitutaceae bacterium genome, one interval contains:
- a CDS encoding TRAM domain-containing protein: protein MKTTLITLRILFVSVCALAGWLICLSIKEWDPYQGLAVLIGILIGLFVVLIDVLLKGFSLRGLSVLTFGLFVGSIIAYMISVSPLLDEGDPQVLYLVRLGLFIICSYLGAVIALRGKDEFSLIIPYVRFVPHDVDVPLVVLDTSALIDGRIVRVCEAQFITAALVIPQFVLEDLHYIADSRDPTKQAKGRRGLESLNALRKIPNIDLRIPDSELGKKQSADEKLIFIAQSMKAKLLTTDFNLAKLAQFHGVVWLNLNGLSKALHPEVVTGERLTVDLLKPGREEGQAVGYLSDGSMVVVQDAHTYIGHKVEAEINSVVPTSGGKIVFCRMVGTAEKDAVAS from the coding sequence GTGAAAACCACGCTGATCACTCTGCGTATCCTCTTTGTCTCCGTTTGCGCCCTTGCGGGCTGGCTTATCTGTCTGTCCATCAAGGAGTGGGATCCCTATCAGGGACTGGCGGTCCTCATTGGCATATTGATCGGTCTGTTCGTCGTTCTGATTGACGTTCTCCTGAAGGGATTTTCTCTCCGCGGGCTTTCTGTCCTGACCTTCGGGCTGTTTGTCGGCTCGATCATCGCCTACATGATTTCGGTCTCGCCTCTCCTGGACGAGGGAGATCCCCAGGTGCTTTATCTTGTGCGCCTCGGACTCTTCATCATCTGCTCCTACCTCGGGGCGGTCATCGCACTTCGGGGAAAGGATGAGTTCAGTCTGATCATCCCCTACGTGCGTTTCGTCCCGCACGATGTCGACGTGCCCCTGGTCGTTCTGGACACGAGCGCCTTGATTGACGGGCGGATCGTCCGGGTCTGTGAGGCGCAGTTCATCACCGCGGCTCTGGTCATCCCTCAATTTGTTCTGGAAGACCTGCACTATATCGCGGATTCCCGCGATCCGACCAAACAGGCCAAGGGGCGGCGCGGTCTGGAATCGCTCAATGCCCTTCGGAAGATTCCCAATATTGACCTTCGAATCCCCGATAGCGAATTGGGAAAGAAGCAGTCGGCGGATGAAAAGCTCATCTTCATTGCCCAATCAATGAAGGCGAAGCTTCTGACGACCGACTTCAATCTGGCCAAGCTGGCCCAGTTTCACGGCGTGGTCTGGCTCAACCTGAACGGATTGTCCAAGGCTCTGCATCCCGAGGTGGTCACCGGCGAGCGCCTGACTGTGGATCTTCTGAAGCCCGGACGTGAAGAGGGACAGGCCGTGGGTTATCTTTCGGACGGATCGATGGTCGTGGTCCAGGATGCGCACACCTATATCGGCCACAAGGTCGAGGCCGAAATCAACAGCGTCGTGCCGACTTCCGGGGGCAAGATTGTCTTCTGCCGGATGGTCGGGACGGCCGAGAAGGACGCGGTCGCGAGCTGA